The following are encoded in a window of Bacillus sp. SORGH_AS_0510 genomic DNA:
- a CDS encoding AarF/ABC1/UbiB kinase family protein, with product MNKNKNKNWYRMWRILCFALSVLIRFYWFRLLRKPLSEREKLWGRIGQEFRQTLFELEGLLIKVGQFLSIRADLLPGKFVEQIQDLVDNVPASPWKEIKLVLEREWEGPIEEKLLSIDTAAIASASIGEVYRGKLIDGTDVAVKVQRPIIRSIIRSDFRSLSIIIWFAHHFAPVPKGFINFKMLFQELKTVIEREVDFTKEMESVNHFRQRFQSIPNLIIPKVYSRLCTSQVLVMDWVEGTRITDEEFLDRYTIDREELSQRLFRIFIPQWLEAGTFHADPHAGNVLVKSDGTIVLLDFGMVGEISKKDAANFQELLQAILAKNYSMAVKVLSDLGFLLPDTNLKTIEPVLKEALSIDLNQLKEMDLFQVKKDLNDMVKSLPIQVPTRFIFLGRSFVTIEGMLHTINPNQEFLKIAKPGFMEWLNQGNQNKWKLIVKWIQSQPIFRVFHSINEMIEIPHKLLALKETEKKKEFQFQIYENQKKQLAYLGMLGVAGSFTGFYIDNPLTWKGSFCVTGVSLLFYIVCSLQQRKWLKKLN from the coding sequence GAGAAAAGTTATGGGGCAGGATCGGTCAAGAGTTCCGACAAACATTGTTTGAGTTAGAGGGCCTATTAATCAAAGTAGGTCAATTTCTAAGCATACGTGCAGATCTACTTCCCGGAAAATTTGTCGAACAAATTCAAGATTTAGTGGATAATGTACCGGCTTCTCCATGGAAAGAGATAAAGCTAGTCTTGGAAAGGGAGTGGGAGGGGCCGATTGAAGAAAAGCTGCTATCAATTGATACAGCTGCCATAGCATCCGCATCCATAGGGGAAGTGTATCGAGGGAAACTTATAGATGGTACTGATGTTGCAGTAAAGGTGCAGCGGCCGATAATTAGGTCTATCATTCGATCTGATTTTCGCTCACTTTCTATTATTATTTGGTTTGCCCACCATTTTGCACCTGTTCCAAAGGGGTTCATTAACTTTAAAATGTTATTCCAAGAGTTAAAGACAGTCATTGAAAGAGAAGTTGATTTTACGAAAGAGATGGAATCGGTTAACCATTTTAGACAACGGTTTCAATCAATTCCCAATTTGATAATCCCAAAAGTATATTCTCGGCTATGCACCTCACAGGTTTTAGTAATGGATTGGGTTGAAGGTACAAGAATCACAGATGAGGAGTTTTTAGACCGTTACACGATTGATAGAGAAGAATTATCACAACGATTATTTCGGATTTTTATTCCTCAGTGGTTAGAAGCCGGAACATTTCATGCAGACCCACATGCAGGGAACGTACTAGTAAAATCAGATGGGACGATAGTACTTCTTGATTTTGGGATGGTAGGCGAAATTTCGAAAAAAGATGCGGCGAATTTTCAAGAACTTCTACAGGCCATATTAGCAAAGAACTATTCAATGGCTGTAAAAGTATTATCTGATTTAGGGTTCTTACTTCCAGATACGAATCTCAAAACAATTGAACCTGTTTTAAAGGAAGCATTGTCAATTGATTTAAATCAGTTGAAAGAAATGGATCTTTTTCAAGTAAAAAAGGATCTTAACGATATGGTAAAATCACTTCCTATTCAAGTTCCAACTAGGTTTATTTTTTTAGGACGTTCATTTGTAACGATAGAAGGGATGCTACATACGATAAACCCGAATCAAGAGTTCTTGAAAATTGCCAAACCTGGATTTATGGAGTGGCTGAATCAAGGGAACCAAAACAAATGGAAACTAATCGTAAAATGGATTCAGTCACAGCCTATTTTCCGAGTGTTTCACTCCATTAATGAAATGATTGAAATTCCACACAAACTTCTTGCATTAAAGGAAACAGAGAAAAAAAAGGAATTCCAATTTCAAATCTATGAAAATCAAAAGAAACAGTTAGCATATCTAGGTATGCTTGGAGTTGCTGGCAGCTTTACAGGATTTTATATTGATAATCCTTTGACGTGGAAAGGGTCATTTTGTGTAACTGGTGTTTCTCTGCTGTTTTACATAGTATGCAGTCTGCAACAAAGAAAATGGTTAAAGAAATTAAACTAG